One window of the Halorussus sp. MSC15.2 genome contains the following:
- a CDS encoding ABC transporter permease — protein sequence MSAPTDSAGDAEGSDVRVGGSADATRSGNSFAGDFWVNFKRWNLKAVRNPFVLVVSLVQPIIFLVLFTQVFGQVATGAISRGDAGISYETYLVPAIAVQVSLAAAATSGVGLVNDIESGMFEKVLVSPMNRAAVFLGKTAAEILRILIQIGIILALGVLLGAEIATGLVGALGIVLVGVVFSMWFVSLSNTIAVVTKDQESTIIGANLLQFPLLFVSTAFLPLRLLPDWIQTVATYNPITYGVDAARALMLGRDVMTVVEVTQFGGVWNTLVPALAVLLALDVVFGGVAVYMLSKASSSDVQ from the coding sequence ATGAGCGCGCCGACCGACTCCGCCGGCGACGCCGAGGGGTCCGACGTTCGGGTCGGCGGGTCGGCCGACGCGACTCGTTCGGGCAACTCGTTCGCTGGCGACTTCTGGGTCAACTTCAAGCGGTGGAACCTGAAGGCGGTCCGCAACCCCTTCGTCCTCGTCGTCTCGCTCGTCCAGCCAATCATCTTCCTCGTGCTGTTCACGCAGGTGTTCGGACAGGTCGCCACGGGTGCCATCAGTCGGGGCGACGCCGGTATCAGCTACGAGACGTACCTCGTGCCCGCCATCGCGGTACAGGTATCGCTGGCCGCCGCGGCCACCTCCGGCGTCGGACTGGTCAACGACATCGAGAGCGGGATGTTCGAGAAGGTGCTGGTGAGTCCGATGAACCGGGCCGCGGTGTTTCTGGGGAAGACCGCCGCAGAGATACTCCGTATCCTGATTCAAATCGGTATCATCCTCGCACTCGGCGTCCTGCTCGGTGCCGAAATCGCCACGGGACTCGTGGGGGCGCTCGGCATCGTGCTCGTCGGCGTCGTCTTCTCGATGTGGTTCGTCTCGCTGTCGAACACTATCGCCGTCGTCACCAAGGACCAAGAATCGACCATCATCGGCGCGAACCTGCTCCAGTTCCCCCTGCTGTTCGTCTCGACCGCGTTTCTCCCGCTTCGACTCCTCCCCGACTGGATTCAGACCGTCGCGACCTACAATCCCATCACCTACGGCGTCGATGCGGCGCGGGCGCTCATGCTCGGCCGCGACGTGATGACGGTCGTGGAGGTGACGCAGTTCGGCGGCGTCTGGAACACCTTAGTCCCGGCGCTGGCGGTTCTGCTCGCGCTCGATGTCGTCTTTGGCGGCGTCGCGGTCTACATGCTCTCGAAGGCGTCGAGTTCCGACGTGCAGTAG
- a CDS encoding tyrosine-type recombinase/integrase, producing the protein MATEQQSDGDEGANDPIAYFLQDMTYHGKTERTRDAYERVLREFEAFLGTPDRNPMGTAKTPSAATRRDCMAWIHELRGNVAESTVATYASYLHRFYAYMNQVGEFDSNPMTLVVEEMDERIDTNPTRRDISVDAMVSFVADVTHPLDRAVVVTLLKTGMRAGELCNLDLRDVSLADTDHQTRPQLDGKADSIYVSPEPTVGEECNGERRPASNKRKRETVIPVDDELKRVLKQWLAVRPDPISSANPVFTTTRENWGQRVTPDIVHHIVTKHAGERGWHRRGGDAAENVTPHYFRHFFTTHLRDRTGDRGIVKYLRGDVAEDIIDTYTHNWGDRVREVYEANVYSLC; encoded by the coding sequence ATGGCGACTGAGCAGCAATCCGACGGCGACGAGGGCGCGAACGACCCGATAGCGTACTTCCTGCAGGACATGACCTACCACGGGAAGACCGAGCGGACGCGAGACGCCTACGAACGCGTCCTCAGAGAGTTCGAGGCGTTTCTGGGTACGCCCGACCGGAATCCGATGGGAACGGCTAAGACCCCGTCAGCGGCGACGCGGCGCGACTGCATGGCGTGGATTCACGAACTCCGCGGGAACGTCGCCGAGAGCACCGTCGCCACCTACGCCTCCTACCTCCACCGGTTCTACGCCTACATGAATCAAGTGGGGGAGTTCGACTCGAATCCGATGACGCTGGTCGTCGAGGAGATGGACGAGCGAATCGACACGAACCCGACGCGGCGGGACATCTCGGTTGACGCGATGGTGTCGTTCGTCGCCGACGTGACCCACCCGCTGGACCGTGCAGTCGTCGTCACCCTACTGAAAACGGGGATGCGGGCCGGCGAACTCTGTAATCTCGACCTTCGGGACGTGTCGCTGGCCGACACCGACCACCAGACCCGACCGCAGTTGGACGGCAAGGCGGACTCGATATACGTCTCGCCGGAACCGACCGTCGGCGAGGAGTGCAACGGCGAGCGTCGGCCCGCATCCAACAAGCGAAAGCGCGAGACGGTGATTCCGGTGGACGACGAGTTGAAGCGCGTACTGAAGCAGTGGCTCGCGGTGCGCCCGGACCCGATATCGTCCGCGAACCCGGTGTTCACGACGACGCGAGAGAACTGGGGCCAGCGAGTCACGCCCGACATCGTCCACCACATCGTCACGAAGCACGCCGGCGAGCGCGGTTGGCACCGTCGGGGCGGCGACGCCGCCGAGAACGTGACGCCTCACTACTTCCGGCACTTCTTCACGACCCACCTCCGGGACAGAACCGGCGACAGGGGCATCGTGAAGTATCTCAGAGGCGACGTGGCCGAGGACATCATCGACACCTACACTCACAACTGGGGCGACCGAGTGCGCGAGGTCTACGAGGCAAACGTCTACAGTCTCTGCTAG
- a CDS encoding DUF5805 domain-containing protein, giving the protein MASDENVDTTRKAVKTFVPAYQKEEWKRHADELDMSQSEFVRTMVQAGRRDFDIETAESESGSASKVDEAGDGEELADHVLSVLSASEYLSWDELVDELTNNIEDRLEESLQRLQSENRIQYSGRRDGYTLVTGNDGD; this is encoded by the coding sequence ATGGCCAGCGACGAGAACGTCGATACGACTCGGAAGGCTGTGAAGACGTTCGTCCCCGCGTATCAAAAAGAGGAGTGGAAACGACACGCAGACGAACTCGACATGAGCCAGAGCGAGTTCGTGCGGACGATGGTGCAGGCGGGTCGGCGCGACTTCGACATCGAGACCGCGGAGTCGGAGTCTGGTTCCGCGTCCAAGGTAGACGAAGCAGGTGACGGCGAGGAGTTAGCGGACCACGTCCTCTCCGTCCTCTCGGCCTCAGAGTATCTCTCGTGGGACGAGTTAGTGGACGAACTGACGAACAACATCGAAGACAGATTGGAAGAGTCGCTCCAGCGCCTCCAGAGCGAGAACCGAATCCAGTACAGCGGTCGCCGAGACGGCTACACGCTCGTTACGGGGAACGATGGCGACTGA
- a CDS encoding cytochrome b/b6 domain-containing protein, which yields MTNLDHGKFTRTTTIFHSLLALDVFALFFTGYAVMFNDELWWLVTLMGGNTGVLAVHRLAGMGLVALVVFWITLTIITPGGRRGVKAAMPSKKDVEAAIQDVKFALGRAEERHPHARQFAGYSADEVPLLSYVGKGVVWIFSIELVLLMLSGLLIWNKVGLMQYLATRTAALAFVTFHGLLGVIMLMGVMFHIFEHGFHPAFYPVELKAFVPRDLTPGQHDEKVVEETAVTEEVVTDEEGRVVEDEVVVTEEERIEEERHEGTGIEQLTLSPSWNWAANLMGVLTVVGIVSVLVGSIFDEGYPVPRELTIGGGPTNALLTVGINVGILVLFVGLVLSMYGNVLRKRYEAQLRERRETPMADGSGDD from the coding sequence ATGACCAACCTCGACCACGGCAAGTTCACGCGAACGACCACCATCTTCCACTCGCTGCTGGCGCTCGACGTGTTCGCGCTGTTCTTCACGGGGTACGCCGTGATGTTCAACGACGAACTCTGGTGGCTGGTCACGCTGATGGGGGGCAACACCGGCGTGCTGGCGGTCCACCGCCTCGCGGGGATGGGACTGGTCGCCCTCGTCGTCTTCTGGATAACGCTGACGATAATCACGCCCGGCGGTCGTCGGGGCGTCAAGGCGGCGATGCCCTCGAAGAAAGACGTGGAGGCCGCGATTCAGGACGTGAAGTTCGCGCTGGGCCGGGCCGAGGAGCGCCACCCCCACGCCCGCCAGTTCGCAGGCTACTCCGCGGACGAGGTGCCCCTGCTGAGTTACGTCGGGAAGGGCGTGGTCTGGATATTCTCCATCGAACTCGTCCTGCTGATGCTGTCGGGCCTGCTCATCTGGAACAAGGTCGGCCTGATGCAGTATCTGGCGACCCGGACCGCGGCGCTGGCGTTCGTCACCTTCCACGGCCTGCTCGGGGTCATCATGCTGATGGGCGTGATGTTCCACATCTTCGAACACGGGTTCCACCCGGCGTTCTACCCGGTCGAACTCAAGGCGTTCGTCCCGCGGGACTTGACGCCGGGCCAGCACGACGAGAAGGTCGTCGAGGAGACGGCCGTGACGGAGGAGGTAGTCACCGACGAGGAGGGCCGAGTCGTCGAGGACGAGGTGGTCGTCACGGAGGAGGAGCGAATCGAGGAGGAACGTCACGAGGGGACCGGCATCGAGCAACTGACGCTCTCGCCGAGTTGGAACTGGGCCGCGAACCTGATGGGCGTCCTGACCGTCGTCGGCATCGTGAGCGTCCTCGTCGGGAGCATCTTCGACGAAGGGTACCCCGTGCCGCGCGAACTCACTATCGGCGGCGGGCCGACCAACGCGCTCCTGACGGTCGGCATCAACGTCGGTATCCTCGTCCTGTTCGTCGGTCTGGTGCTCTCGATGTACGGCAACGTCCTCCGGAAGCGCTACGAGGCGCAACTCCGCGAGCGCCGCGAGACGCCGATGGCAGACGGGAGCGGGGACGACTGA
- a CDS encoding 4Fe-4S dicluster domain-containing protein encodes MRSGVMSTGEDARIFPDVEACIDCGGCVVACKRTWDVPRDEQRISVATMMEGQEAAQGLNANSARALKEGKKPGETSIPMQCYHCENAPCVSVCPTDSLIKKDDGFVDVRDSLCVGCQYCLSACPFGAPQFPESDDGSAQIVGNGNVMDKCTMCEERQSETGKGPACAEECSTDAILVGSADQIADELERRDADVFFNDVAMDIIFGEDAEVFGG; translated from the coding sequence ATGCGAAGCGGCGTGATGAGTACGGGCGAGGACGCGCGCATCTTCCCGGACGTGGAGGCCTGCATCGACTGCGGCGGGTGCGTGGTCGCGTGCAAGCGGACGTGGGACGTGCCCCGCGACGAACAGCGAATCAGCGTCGCCACGATGATGGAGGGTCAGGAGGCCGCACAGGGTCTCAACGCCAACAGCGCTCGCGCCCTCAAGGAGGGCAAGAAACCGGGCGAGACGTCCATCCCGATGCAGTGTTACCACTGCGAGAACGCCCCGTGCGTCTCGGTCTGTCCGACGGACTCGCTGATAAAGAAAGACGACGGATTCGTGGACGTACGCGACAGCCTCTGCGTCGGGTGTCAGTACTGCCTGTCGGCCTGCCCGTTCGGCGCGCCCCAGTTCCCCGAGTCCGACGACGGGAGCGCCCAGATAGTCGGAAACGGGAACGTGATGGACAAGTGTACGATGTGCGAGGAGCGCCAGTCCGAGACCGGCAAAGGGCCGGCCTGCGCCGAGGAGTGTTCGACCGACGCCATCCTCGTCGGGAGCGCCGACCAGATAGCGGACGAACTCGAACGCCGCGATGCCGACGTGTTCTTCAACGACGTGGCGATGGACATCATCTTCGGCGAGGACGCGGAGGTGTTCGGCGGATGA